The DNA sequence AAGCGGAATACCAGACGGCAAATACGACCACAACCGATTGCAGTAATCCTAATGAACCGGCCTCCACGATATCACCGAAAATGATGCGGCAACCCAGCAGCACCAGCCCGGTTTTGATATAATATTCCGACTGAAGCGCGGGTTTCGCCCAGGTGGGCACACTAAGTACATTCGAAATAAACAGACCCAGCAACAAGCTGAATAAGACCACTTCCAGTCCCAGATCGGAAACTACGTTGTTTCCCGTGATAAGCTGGGCCAGCAGCGTGATAAGAAAAATAAAAAGCATTCCCTTCAGGCTTTTGACAAACTGCAAAGACTGTCCCATGAGTACGCGGCCAAGCAGGTAGCTGAAAAGGATCCATACAAATAGCCCGGCCAGGATCAGCCACAGGGATCCGGCGCTGAAAAGGGCCGCAAGTTCATTCCCGCTGCCCCAGGAAAGTTTCGGAAATGCAGGACGCAATCCTGCCAGTACCACGAAGATGCTCGCAAAGGCGATGACAACAGTAGCCCAGTCTTCGGATAGCTTAAATTTAGTATTCATTCTATGGTTTGTTATTTATTTTAAAAATATCTTTCAATGCCCGGGATGCGGCATGGAAACCACACATACCATGCACCCCGCCGCCCGGAGGCGTGGAAGAAGAACAAATATAAATGCCTTTGGCAGAAGTTCTGTAGGGCGAATAACGTAGCGCAGGCCGGGTGAACAATTGCCCGGGCAGGACAGCGCCTCCGTTAATATCTCCTCCAATATAATTAGCGTTGTAGCCTTCCATAGCGGCCGCGTTCATTACGTGCCTGGCCAGGATCCTTTCCCTGAAACCTGGCGCGAACCGTTCTACCTGTTGTTCAATCGCCTGGGTCATATCTTTATCCGACCCGTTCGGCACATGACAATACGCCCAGGCCGTATGTTTCCCTTCCGGCGCCCGGGAAGCATCAAACAGGCTTTGCTGGGCCAGCAGCACAAAAGGCTTTTCGGCGTGTTTCCCTTTCCGGGCCAGGTCTTCGGCAGCTGAAATCTCTTCAAAAGAATTTCCTAAATGAAGGGTGCCCGCCCTGTCGCAGCCCTGTGCCTTAAAAGGAACAGGCGCATCCAGCGCCCAGTCAATTTTGAATACCCCGGGGCCGTAACGGTATTTCTCCAGCTGCCATTTATAGAAAGAAGAAAACCGGTGGCCTGCTATCCGCAGCAGCTGCTGCGGGCCTACATCCAGCAGCACGGCCCGGGAAGATGGCAGCTCCGAAAGCTTCTCCACCTGGAAGCCCGTTTCAATTTTACCGCCGAGAGACACAAAATAAGCAGCGAGTGCCGAGGCTATCGCACCGGAGCCCCCCCTGGCAACCGGCCAGCCGCTAAGATGCCCCGCAGCTATTAATACCAGGCCTATGGCAGAAGTAAGGGAATGGTGCAAAGGCTGCATGGAATGAGCCGCCATTCCCGCCCAAAAACCTTTCGCTTTCAGAGAAGAAAAATTTCCTGCGATCCGGGCAGCCGGCTGAATCCCTTTCAGGCCGAAGCGGGCCATTTTTAAAGGATGCCCCGGGAAACGAAGCGGTCCCAGCAGGGCATTCTCAATAAAGGACCAGTCCCTGAGCAGCGATCCTGTCAGGTGCAGGTAAGTTTTCGCGTCTGTTCCGAATTGCGCGGCTGTCTGGCCCGGATGACGGTGTAAAAATGCGGCGCTCCCATCGTCAAAAGGATGAGCGGCCGCTGTTTCAGGATAAATGAATTTTAAGCCATGTTGCTCAAGTGGAAGTGTTTTAAAAAAAGGCGAAATTGCCGCAAGTGGATGAACCGCGGAACAGACGTCATGCAAAAAGCCGGGCAAAGTAAGCTCTTCGGTACGCATCCCCCCGCCAACGGTATTTCTGGCTTCCAGCAGAAGTACCGACAGGCCGGCCTGCTGCAGGACAATAGCAGCCGCCAGGCCATTTGGGCCGGCGCCTGCAATGACGGCATCGAAATCTGTTTTACTCATTCCCGCAATGTCCCCGGCAATATAATTATTTATGCTACCAAAATAATAGTGTAACACCTAACTTTGTCCCATGAACTGGATAATTCTATTGATTGCCGGTCTTTTCGAGGTTGGCTTTACCTTTTGCCTTGGAAAAATGAAAGAAGCCGCCGGCGGCGCGCTCACTCTTTGGACGCTGGGTTTTTTTGCTTCTCTTTCCATGAGTATGTTCCTGCTTTACAGGGCCACCCAAAATCTGCCTATTGGTACGGCTTACGCCGTATGGACCGGAGTAGGCGCGGTTGGTACCGTGTTAGTGGGGATCTTCGTATTCAGAGAACCCGCTACTTTCTGGCGCTTGTTCTTCATCAGTACCCTTATTGCCTCCATTATCGGTTTAAAATTCGTTTCTTCCCACTAATTACTACTATCGCGTCAAAAAGGAAAAGGTACTGACGCTGTGTTAGGCCTCAACTTCCCGCACTAGGATTCCGAGGTGGTTCCCGAAGTTTTGGGGTCTTCAGAAGGCATGCTGAAATAATTGATCACCCCTCCGGCGATCACTACGCGTACCTGGCGGTCGCTCAGGCGGTTCGTTAGCTCGTATTGAAGCCCTTTGGTATGATTATGAGCCACCTGGTTTCGCTTATTTTGAAGGTTCCCGCTTATATTTTCAAGCCGGATGATATCTCCTTCCTCAATCGTATCGTAATCCGCGGGATGCACAAATTCAAAAGGCATAATGCCGAAATTCACCAGGTTCTGCCAGCCCAACCGGGCGTAACTTTTCGCCATGACGGCTACCTGTCCCAAATACCGGGGAGCAATAGCTGCATGTTCCCGGCTGGAACCCTGGGCGTAATTTTCAGCGGCCACCACGATATGCCCGCCGAAACGTTCCCTGGCCTCGAGGGCGCGCTCATAAAACGTTTCGTCAATCCCCGTATAGGCCCAGCGGCTGATCTCGGGAATATTGCTTCTTAACGCCAGGACCTTTACTCCTGCTTTCATGATCTCATCTGTGGAAATGTTGTCGCCCATTTTCAACAGCACGGGAACTTCTGCCTCACGCGGCAGTTCGTCGAATTTCGGGAAGGTTTTAATATTAGGCCCTTTTTCGAGCGATACCTGTTCACCATCGCCCGGCGGAGCAAGTAACATTTCCGTATTGATAATCTCCTTTTCAGGCCGCTGGTACCTTTTATAAGTAATTCCGTAGCGTTGCTCCAGGTCCCTCGGATCGGTGATCCTGCCGGTAAGCGCGGAAGCGGCGGCGGTTTCAGGACTGCAGAGATAAACCTTATCATCCAGGGTACCCGACCTTCCCGGAAAATTCCTGGGAACGGTACGCAGGCTTATTTTACCGGTGGCGGGGGCCTGCCCCATCCCGATGCAGCCCATGCATCCCGCCTGGTGAAACCGGGCGCCGGCGCTGAACAGGTTGAAAAAGGATTTAGTGGCGATCAGGTTCTGAATGACCTGCCGGGAAGTAGGGTTTACATCAAGGGAAACAGCCGGATGAACCGTTTTCCCGCCGAGGATCTCGCCCACTATCCAGAAATCACGAATACCCGGATTGGCGGAAGAACCAACCACCGCCTGCGCAATATCCAATCCTTCCACTTCCCTCACACGCACGACCTTTCCGGGGCTGCTCGGACAGGCAATCAATGGCTCCAGGGAAGAAAGATCAATTTCGTCCTCCAGGTCATATGACGCTCCTTCATCAGCCAGCAACTCCACCCAGTCGCTTTCACGATCCTGCGATCGCAGGAACCTCCGGGTTTCCTGATCCGACGGGAATACCGTCGTCGTGGCGCCCAGCTCCGTTCCCATATTCGCGATCACATGCCGGTCCATGGCGCTCAGGTCTTCCAGTCCCGGGCCGTAGTACTCCACGATCATTCCGCGGCACCCCTTTACATCATAACGCCGCAGCATCTCCAGGATCACGTCTTTGGCGCTTACCCAGTCAGGCAGCCTGCCCGTCAGTCTGACACCCAGCACAGAAGGCATCTTCAGGTACAAAGGCTCCCCCGCCATCGCAAAGGCTACGTCCAGCCCGCCTGCTCCCAATGCCAGCATGCCCAGGGAACCAGCTGCCGGAGTATGACTATCAGACCCGGCCAGACTCTTTCCCGGTATCCCGAATCGTTCCATATGCACCGGATGACTCACCCCGTTGCCGGCCCTGCTGTACCATATCCCGAACTTGCGGGCCGCTGAGCGAAGAAAAATATGATCGTCCGCATTACGAAAATCGGCTTGCAGCAGGTTATGATCCACATACTGAACAGACACTTCCGTTTTTACCCGGTCTATATTCATGGCTTCCAGTTCCAGCATCACCATCGTA is a window from the Anseongella ginsenosidimutans genome containing:
- a CDS encoding aconitate hydratase, which gives rise to MADPMNVSQKLISSHLLDGKMLPGEEIALKIDQTLTQDATGTMVMLELEAMNIDRVKTEVSVQYVDHNLLQADFRNADDHIFLRSAARKFGIWYSRAGNGVSHPVHMERFGIPGKSLAGSDSHTPAAGSLGMLALGAGGLDVAFAMAGEPLYLKMPSVLGVRLTGRLPDWVSAKDVILEMLRRYDVKGCRGMIVEYYGPGLEDLSAMDRHVIANMGTELGATTTVFPSDQETRRFLRSQDRESDWVELLADEGASYDLEDEIDLSSLEPLIACPSSPGKVVRVREVEGLDIAQAVVGSSANPGIRDFWIVGEILGGKTVHPAVSLDVNPTSRQVIQNLIATKSFFNLFSAGARFHQAGCMGCIGMGQAPATGKISLRTVPRNFPGRSGTLDDKVYLCSPETAAASALTGRITDPRDLEQRYGITYKRYQRPEKEIINTEMLLAPPGDGEQVSLEKGPNIKTFPKFDELPREAEVPVLLKMGDNISTDEIMKAGVKVLALRSNIPEISRWAYTGIDETFYERALEARERFGGHIVVAAENYAQGSSREHAAIAPRYLGQVAVMAKSYARLGWQNLVNFGIMPFEFVHPADYDTIEEGDIIRLENISGNLQNKRNQVAHNHTKGLQYELTNRLSDRQVRVVIAGGVINYFSMPSEDPKTSGTTSES
- a CDS encoding DMT family transporter encodes the protein MNWIILLIAGLFEVGFTFCLGKMKEAAGGALTLWTLGFFASLSMSMFLLYRATQNLPIGTAYAVWTGVGAVGTVLVGIFVFREPATFWRLFFISTLIASIIGLKFVSSH
- a CDS encoding phytoene desaturase family protein, with translation MSKTDFDAVIAGAGPNGLAAAIVLQQAGLSVLLLEARNTVGGGMRTEELTLPGFLHDVCSAVHPLAAISPFFKTLPLEQHGLKFIYPETAAAHPFDDGSAAFLHRHPGQTAAQFGTDAKTYLHLTGSLLRDWSFIENALLGPLRFPGHPLKMARFGLKGIQPAARIAGNFSSLKAKGFWAGMAAHSMQPLHHSLTSAIGLVLIAAGHLSGWPVARGGSGAIASALAAYFVSLGGKIETGFQVEKLSELPSSRAVLLDVGPQQLLRIAGHRFSSFYKWQLEKYRYGPGVFKIDWALDAPVPFKAQGCDRAGTLHLGNSFEEISAAEDLARKGKHAEKPFVLLAQQSLFDASRAPEGKHTAWAYCHVPNGSDKDMTQAIEQQVERFAPGFRERILARHVMNAAAMEGYNANYIGGDINGGAVLPGQLFTRPALRYSPYRTSAKGIYICSSSTPPGGGVHGMCGFHAASRALKDIFKINNKP